The region TGATGGACAACCTCTTGACGGTGGGGCCAGAACCAAACTCTACCAGGGTGGGAAGAGCACAAGGGATGTATGCGTCTGCGGATTTGAATGACATGAGCTTTATGATGGTTCAGAACTATGTATTTGATGAAGAAAGGTATAATGGAAGCACTTTGAGTATATTGGGTCGGAACCCTATTATGTCGCCGGTGAGAGAGCTTCCGGTGGTCGGTGGAAGTGGTGTTTTCCGATTTGCTCGTGGGTATACCGAAGCTCGGACTTATTTTCTGAATGCTACCAATGGAGATGCCGTTGTCGAGTACAATGTTTATGTCATTCATTATTGAATTCATCTTTTCTTTCTcgcttatttatgtttatttttcttGGTTTTAATAATTAGTTCATGAAAATTcatttgatttttaatttgtttatttatgagtacatatttgtttatttgtttatgcTGAATTACTTAATTACCTGTATTTAAATTTGAGAACTTTGGTTGGCAACGATATCTAGAATATAATTTGGGCTAATACAAGAAATCACAATGCATTAATTATAAATCTTTTTATTGTAATATTGTCTTTATATTTATCTGTAATGATATTATACTCACTTAAATtttatttacaattttttttttaaaatttaaaactaaCAATTATGACAACGAGTAACCAAGTGTCTTTTAAGCTAATCATCGTATTTCACCGACTGATCAGCATAATTAGGCTATCCACATTGGCATTTTCAATGGTCTTACAAAACaatttaaattcatatttatttGAGATGTGTTTAAGTCAAGATTAATGGCCCCATTTTTAATCTTAAACATTATTATTAAGACAGCGAAGAATTTTCTCTATGATTCTTGTATCTTGCCATTAATTCTCATTTGAATGACAAGTAGAATTATGCGATTGTAATAGTATTCTATTGTATCATACTCTTTCATACGCATATTTTCGAATTCACATCTCAGAGTTTGAAGTCTAACTATCTTTACCTTTTCTTTCCTGACCATTGTACGTCTTTAATTTGTAACATCTCCCATGCTTGTTTTGAATTAGATGAAGTGGAAATCCTTTCAAAGATCATCTCGTCCGCTGCTGCAGAAAAATACTTTTCTGTCTTTTTCTTGGTTCCCTTTAGATATTTAGATAGCTTAATTGTTGTGGGGTTAGGTAGAGATGATGTATCCGATAGTTTAGCTTATCCATTCTCAATGATCTTCCAGAGGTCTTGTGATTCGTAGAGAGCTTTCATCTAAATATTCTATTGATGATAATTTCAACCGGTAAGTTTTAGGTGTTGGGGTTGCAATGTGTTATTAGAACTTGAAGCCATTGATTCTATATCAATATTTTGGGAAGAAGGAAATGCTTAAATGCTTAATTCAAGAACATCTAAATGTGAACCGGTGCAATCCTTCAGAAATGTTGCAGTCATTCTGAAAATTGATTAGATAACTGACTGACTCGTAACCGCCATGCTAACTTTTAATCATAATAATGGCTTAAATAataattagaaatgttaaatcTTAAAATTATAA is a window of Lactuca sativa cultivar Salinas chromosome 1, Lsat_Salinas_v11, whole genome shotgun sequence DNA encoding:
- the LOC111916577 gene encoding dirigent protein 22 gives rise to the protein MANNLFLTNSTAATTFIVVLFSLLLAGKSQTFSTSLPRTALRLGKQKLTHLHFFFHDVVGGPNATAIRVAAASITNTSTTGFGAVIMMDNLLTVGPEPNSTRVGRAQGMYASADLNDMSFMMVQNYVFDEERYNGSTLSILGRNPIMSPVRELPVVGGSGVFRFARGYTEARTYFLNATNGDAVVEYNVYVIHY